The genomic segment CTATTATATGTAATGAAAAGATGCCAATATCTAAATACTCTAATAATACAATTAACTTAATAGTAGGTCCCGAATTTGTAACTGGAAGCACTAGAATGAAAGCAGGAACAGCTCAAAAAATGACGCTCAATATGATTTCAACAAGTGTTATGATTAAATTAGGACATATATTAGATAATAAAATGATAGATATGCATATTAATAATGTTAAATTAGAAGAACGAGCAATTAATATAATTATGAACATGTTTCCGATAGATAAAAAAACAGCTAAAATACTGCTAGAAAAATATGGAAATATTAGATCAGTTATTAAATACTACAATGATTCAAAATAAAAAAAAATTTAAAAAGGGAATTCGAAAAATAGCTATTGCTATTGCTTTTTTACCTGGTCCAATACTATTCGTTTTAAGTAGTCATAATAATCACTTAACAGATTCTACTAATCTTATATTTAGCATTTTAGGTATTGGATCAATGGTTACATGTGTAATTTTTGGCTTTTTGGGTTTACGTGATTTATTATCAGGTTTTTTTGACCCTCCTAACGAGTAAAAACTAATGATTGTAAATTAGACTGGGTCTCATCATATGAATAACCAAGTTCCGAAAAATTTTTTAATTGATCTAAATCCTTCACCTTGTTTTTAATTACATAAGCTGCCATACTTCCCCTAGCTTTTTTGGCAAAAAAACTAATAATTTTATAAACATCATTTTTTTTGTCTAAAAATTTAACATCTATAATTTTTTTACATATTTTTTTTGACTTTATTGATTTAAAATACTCATTTGAAGCTAGATTTAACAAGTATTTTGCATTATTACTAGCTAAACTATTATTTAAATACTCTGTGATTTTTTCGTCCCAAAAATCATATAAGTTTTTACCCCTATTATTAGTTAATTTTGTTCCCATCTCTAATCTATAAGGTCTTATTAAATCAAACGGTTTTAAAATTCCGTGAAGACCAGATATTATTCTCAAATATTTTTGAGAATAAAATAAATCGTCGTCCGAAAATGTACCAACATCTAATCCTTTATAAACACCTCCTTTAAAACAAAATATAGCTTGTCGTGAATTAGATAAATTAAAATCTGATGACCAATTTTGATATCTTTTAACATTTAGTTCACTTAATGAATGACTTAAACCCATTAAGGTTGATAATTCGTTTACATGAATTTTTTTTAATTGTGAAATTAACTCCTTACTGTCCTCAATAAAACTAGGAACTGTAAAGTCTTTAAAAGAATTTTTAGTTTCGAAATCAAGTGTTTTTGCAGGTGATAAAATAGCTATCATAATTAATTAAAAGGATTAGATAAATTTTCATTATTAATAAACGACTCATCAGACAAGGTTAATAAAAAGGCCTTTAAATTAATTTTTTCTTGTGATGTCAACAATAAGCCAACACCGATATATTTCATTAAAGGATCGACAGTTGGTGAATCATAACCACCAAAATTATAAAAATCAATTACATCATCCAAAGTGCTAAATCTTCCATCATGCATATATGGAGCAGAATACTCAATATTTCGTAAAGTAGGAGATTTAAACGAACCTTGATCTAAAGGATTACCTGTTACATTATATCGACCTAAGTCTGTAAATTGTGCATCCAATCCATTATTATGAAATGAATTATCCGTAAAAAGACCAATTGGATGACAGTGAAAACAGTCCCCTCTTTCTGTTGAATAAATATTAAAGCCATCTATCTCAGACTCAGTAAAAGCAACTTCACCTCTCAACCATTGATCAAATTTTGAATCTACGGAAATAAGAGTTCTCTCAAATTGTGCTATAGCATTTAAAACTTTAATAGAGTCAATAATTTCATCTCCAAAAGCATCGCAAAATAAAGCTGGATATATACTAGATTTTTGAAGTCTATTAATCACTTCTGACCAGTTATTATTATGCAATTCAATTGAATTAAATATTGGTCTTTCAGCCTGATTTTCTAAGGATTCACTTTTACCATCCCAATCAAAATGAGATTGGAAAGCAGTATTAATTATGGTAGAAGCATTTCTTTCTCCTATAGACTGATTTACACCAAAGCTATATTGAGTGTTATCTCCAAATGCATTTTCCTGCTTATGACAAGAAGCACATGAAACTGTATTATCACTACTTAAAATAGGATCGTAAAACAAATGTCGTCCTAAATTTACACCTTCTTCACTAAGAGGATTATCTAATGGACTATAAGGATCCGGAAAACTTGCTGGGTAAGATAAATTAATTAATGTTGGTGTTCCACAACAATCTTGCTCATATTTATCACATGAAGTTATTATAATAGATAAAATAATAAAAAAAACTATATACATTTAATTAACCTGAATAGTAAAAACATCTCCAACATTTTGATTCAAATTATATTGTGCCTCTATATTTGCCATAATACTAGACCCAAAAGTATTAAAATCATAAATTGGATTATTATAAAAATTATTAACATTCATACTAATATAAATTGAACTTGCAACATTTGTAAATCCATCTTCAGAAAAATTAAAAATAGGCTGCTCAAATGATAAGTCAACTCCATTAGTGGGTCCTGTATGGTTATTATAAAACTGTTCGTTGCCCTCATCATCTATATATTTACCTTCAATTTTCATATAGTGATACCCACCTNGAAAAGCTAGNTTAGTTCCATTTAAATTTGGCCACAACATTAATNAATGAAAATTGTTTGCATTATTAATATATTGATTATCAATATTGTTTTCANTAGAAAAGCCTANTGTAAANCTTATCCCAGTACATTCTGCCGATAAATTATATAAGGTTTTTGTTAATGTTTCAGGATCATCTGTATTAACAAATATGAACTCATCTAATAANTGGTTTGTACCGTCCTCAAAAAATAATATAATATCGCTTAGNACATANAGTAAACGTCTAACACTGTAAATATTACCCGCCGNATTTTCGTAAAAAANATNATCATTTCCATAAACAATTTCCATATCATCTACAAAGTGACTAAAATTAATTTCTAAACAATGATATTCTGNGTTTGANCATGGATATAAACAAGATCCATCCNCATCAGTCGCATTNGAGTTATAATTTTCTGCTGAGGNATCCATACAACCAAAAATTACACATGAACCATCATCTTCAGTAGCGTTAGAATTATAATTTTCTGCTGAAGGATCCGTGCACCCTGATTTAGTACATGAGTNAAANACAAATGCAATAAAAAAGAATACAAGGCNTANAAAAAANCCACTTTTTCTAATAAAAATCATATATTAATGANATGAAAAATTATTTAATAATTATAAAATTAATACTAATTCCGTATATATTNNTNTNTCANGGNGTAATTACTCCTGAATTAAGTNAAATTATAAACAATAATCCACCTAATAAATTAATTCCTATAATTATTGAAGTTAATGATGACTTTGACTTANAATCATTNAGTCTCCATTTTAAAGAAAATAATACCCCCATAAAAAAGAGAGCTTCAATTATTTGTGAGCAAATGACTACAATTGCTCAAGAATCTCAAGAATATATAATAAATGAAATAAAATCAAAACCAACAGAATACTCAAATCTAAAATCTTCATGGATTGTTAATTGCATATTTTTAAACGCTTCTAACCTACTAATTAAAAATCTAGCATTTCATCCAAATATTGAAAGAATACAAATTAAAGATACTCAAGCTGATATAATAGATTACATATTTGGTGAAAATGAAAATCTTGAAATTGAAAATGGCACAGAACCAGGAATTGAGGCAATAAATGTCAGACCATTGTGGGAAATGGGGTATACCGGAAAAAGTACATTAGTATTTAATTACGACACTGGAGTATGGGCTGAACATAACGCCTTCTCAGATAGATTTTTTGGAAATTTTTATCCAATGAATCAATGTTGGGATGGTTATTTTAGTCAAACACCTAATGGACATGTTAGCGATCATGGAACTCATACATTAGGTACTATGGCTGGATTAGTATCTCAAACAAATGACACAATTGGTATTGCATTCAACTCCTATTGGATTGCTAATGACTTTGTCACATCAACGGTTGCTACTCTTCCTCCTATAGAGGATATGATTACATCATTTGAATGGGCATTAAATCCTGATGGCAATACAAGTACTGATTATGATGTTCCTGATGTTATTAACAATTCATGGAGATGGTATAATGAGATAGATACATTTCAATGTTCCGGATATGCAGTTCAATTAATGAATGTTATTGAGGTTAGCGGGATTGCAAATATTTTTTCAGCAGGGAACAACGGTCCCAATAACACTGGTGTTAGATCACCACAGAGAATTAACTCAAATTTGGTAAACACCTTTTGCGTTGGTAGTATTAACGCAAATAATGACGATTACCAAATAAGTTCATTTTCTTGTAGAGGCCCTACACAATGCCCGGGAGAAGGTTCACTAGCTATTTATCCCGAAGTGGTTGCACCTGGTCAAAACATACGATCTGCTTGGGGACAAGATGGATTTA from the Flavobacteriales bacterium TMED191 genome contains:
- the yaaA gene encoding peroxide stress protein YaaA, with the translated sequence MIAILSPAKTLDFETKNSFKDFTVPSFIEDSKELISQLKKIHVNELSTLMGLSHSLSELNVKRYQNWSSDFNLSNSRQAIFCFKGGVYKGLDVGTFSDDDLFYSQKYLRIISGLHGILKPFDLIRPYRLEMGTKLTNNRGKNLYDFWDEKITEYLNNSLASNNAKYLLNLASNEYFKSIKSKKICKKIIDVKFLDKKNDVYKIISFFAKKARGSMAAYVIKNKVKDLDQLKNFSELGYSYDETQSNLQSLVFTR
- a CDS encoding cytochrome-c peroxidase, translated to MYIVFFIILSIIITSCDKYEQDCCGTPTLINLSYPASFPDPYSPLDNPLSEEGVNLGRHLFYDPILSSDNTVSCASCHKQENAFGDNTQYSFGVNQSIGERNASTIINTAFQSHFDWDGKSESLENQAERPIFNSIELHNNNWSEVINRLQKSSIYPALFCDAFGDEIIDSIKVLNAIAQFERTLISVDSKFDQWLRGEVAFTESEIDGFNIYSTERGDCFHCHPIGLFTDNSFHNNGLDAQFTDLGRYNVTGNPLDQGSFKSPTLRNIEYSAPYMHDGRFSTLDDVIDFYNFGGYDSPTVDPLMKYIGVGLLLTSQEKINLKAFLLTLSDESFINNENLSNPFN